A single genomic interval of Lentimicrobium saccharophilum harbors:
- a CDS encoding sensor histidine kinase, which translates to MLFIHRSVLPQQPAENLFVDAYGIENGLRQSMVSQILQDSRGLLWMVTGDGLHCFNGREFRVFRIPYNGTYSNADNMMRKIIETEPGIFMISTASSILRFNAFTGKFDLINREPSVYHHLLDVLIDGKPLVWVYSKGLSIAGDSLQSLILNPAGEKKIPEDFVPVQALPLGRESFAVIGNNGIMIAGRSGNTSGYTYNYKWTDAGECTAMAADRSGNIYIAKGTSLYLLREDSSWLRIADVGMHINPDLKIDHQGSFWFSDLTTKMHYRLSGKKLTKIEFVEIAGKYYDTLKPSVKHIYEDKMHNLWFGTDGNGLLRYSPDKVIFEKYAVGFTRCLEALDGHIFAGTFNKGLWKLSDDLSRAERVNPALFGNNTYILDLKSDNRGRLWIATREGLYVINRAGRCIYTFATNSITATFLEPSGNLVFLQCDASVYKFRADSDPALIGESVNNSVNSLLYYAGKQWDGTPLGLFIKPQDKDKNMIIWNEKDSAVLQYEIYQLLPLKEEVWAATGNGISIFSAEGKLINPYSSLASLTGEVVYAILPDNFGRVWFSGMNGIGCISRDRKRVIRFTMRNNLQSLEFNHNAALLGPGGRICFGGINGLNCIDPSRVKTERELPRIHLFNLYVSDTIFSKGIPPDGISLSLSREAAHLHGSVYTSGYGDAHEQGFSFLLEGYEKEWNTPVASPAFAYRNLPPGEYRLLVRYTDPFLNTGTPIPLLTVKVVPAFWQTLWFAALLTIAIIAITVFIVKKIQHFRYINRIKALEQEHAIEKERLRISKDMHDEVGASLTRISILSEIAKSRQQEPDKTQKVIEQISEIAGNVVDELSEIIWAMNPKNDSLDNFAAYVRRYASTYLEASTVDVKFHFPDTVPSLPMSAELRRNLFLVIKEALHNVIKHSGASKVMIELQIEKKCLSINLKDNGRGFDGKLLPGTGNGLHNMRRRMEDCGGTFRIISANGQGTEIITSVDL; encoded by the coding sequence TTGCTTTTTATTCACCGCAGTGTACTCCCCCAGCAACCCGCTGAAAACCTCTTCGTTGATGCTTACGGTATAGAAAACGGCTTGCGGCAAAGCATGGTAAGTCAGATACTTCAGGACAGCAGGGGCCTGTTGTGGATGGTTACGGGCGACGGGCTGCACTGTTTCAATGGCCGGGAGTTCAGGGTATTCAGGATACCGTACAACGGTACATACAGTAATGCCGACAATATGATGCGTAAGATCATTGAAACGGAACCAGGCATTTTCATGATATCAACAGCATCATCCATTCTGAGGTTTAATGCTTTTACAGGCAAGTTTGACCTGATAAACAGGGAGCCCTCAGTCTACCATCATCTCCTCGATGTTCTCATTGACGGCAAACCACTGGTCTGGGTATACAGCAAGGGACTGAGCATAGCCGGTGACAGCCTGCAATCACTGATCCTGAATCCGGCCGGGGAGAAGAAAATTCCGGAAGACTTCGTCCCGGTTCAGGCATTGCCCCTGGGCAGAGAGTCCTTCGCAGTAATAGGAAACAATGGGATTATGATCGCCGGCAGATCAGGAAACACTTCCGGTTACACTTACAATTATAAATGGACAGATGCCGGAGAATGCACCGCAATGGCAGCCGACAGATCAGGAAATATTTACATTGCAAAAGGAACCAGCCTTTACCTTCTGCGGGAAGATTCCTCCTGGTTGAGAATTGCCGATGTCGGAATGCATATCAACCCGGACCTGAAAATTGACCACCAGGGCAGTTTCTGGTTCTCCGATCTGACAACAAAGATGCATTACCGGCTCAGCGGCAAAAAACTCACAAAAATTGAATTTGTTGAAATAGCAGGTAAATATTACGATACCTTAAAGCCCAGTGTGAAGCATATTTATGAAGATAAAATGCATAACCTCTGGTTTGGAACAGATGGGAATGGATTGCTAAGGTACAGCCCGGATAAAGTAATATTTGAAAAATACGCTGTTGGATTTACCCGTTGTCTTGAAGCGCTGGATGGACATATTTTTGCCGGGACCTTCAACAAAGGATTATGGAAACTTTCAGATGACCTTAGCCGGGCTGAACGCGTAAATCCGGCGCTCTTCGGGAATAACACCTATATCCTTGACCTGAAAAGTGATAACAGGGGCAGATTGTGGATTGCCACGCGGGAAGGGCTTTATGTCATTAACCGTGCCGGAAGATGCATTTATACATTCGCTACAAACTCAATTACTGCAACCTTCCTGGAACCATCCGGAAATTTGGTATTCTTGCAGTGCGATGCTTCAGTCTATAAATTCCGCGCTGATTCCGACCCGGCCCTGATTGGGGAGTCAGTAAACAATTCGGTCAACTCATTATTATATTATGCTGGAAAACAATGGGATGGAACTCCGCTGGGACTGTTTATCAAGCCGCAGGATAAAGATAAGAATATGATTATCTGGAATGAAAAGGACAGTGCAGTTTTGCAATACGAAATTTATCAGTTATTGCCGTTAAAGGAGGAGGTCTGGGCGGCCACCGGCAACGGGATCAGTATTTTTTCAGCGGAAGGTAAGCTTATAAATCCCTATTCATCGCTCGCGTCGCTTACCGGCGAAGTCGTTTATGCAATTCTGCCGGACAACTTCGGGAGAGTCTGGTTTTCAGGGATGAATGGCATCGGGTGCATAAGCAGAGACAGGAAAAGGGTCATCCGGTTCACGATGAGAAATAACTTACAATCGCTTGAATTTAACCACAACGCCGCCCTGTTGGGGCCGGGAGGCAGAATATGCTTCGGAGGCATCAATGGTCTTAATTGCATTGATCCTTCCCGGGTAAAGACTGAAAGGGAGTTGCCCCGGATTCATCTTTTCAACCTGTATGTATCCGATACAATATTTTCAAAGGGTATTCCCCCTGACGGTATAAGCCTGTCGCTCAGCCGCGAAGCCGCACACCTGCACGGCAGCGTATATACATCGGGGTATGGCGACGCTCATGAACAAGGTTTTTCTTTTTTACTTGAAGGATACGAAAAGGAATGGAATACGCCGGTTGCTTCCCCGGCCTTCGCATACCGCAACCTGCCTCCGGGCGAATACCGCCTTTTAGTCAGGTACACCGATCCATTCCTGAACACCGGGACTCCCATACCATTGCTGACAGTGAAAGTTGTACCTGCTTTCTGGCAGACCCTGTGGTTTGCAGCACTGTTAACCATCGCGATTATTGCCATAACCGTTTTCATCGTCAAAAAAATTCAGCACTTCAGATATATAAACCGGATAAAAGCACTGGAGCAGGAACACGCTATTGAAAAGGAACGCCTTCGCATTTCAAAAGACATGCACGATGAAGTCGGGGCCAGCCTTACCCGGATTTCCATACTGAGCGAAATTGCCAAAAGCCGGCAACAGGAGCCTGATAAAACGCAGAAAGTTATTGAGCAGATATCTGAAATTGCAGGCAATGTGGTGGATGAGCTGAGCGAAATTATCTGGGCCATGAATCCGAAAAACGACAGCCTTGACAACTTTGCAGCTTATGTCAGGAGATATGCTTCTACCTATCTTGAGGCTTCCACGGTCGATGTAAAATTTCACTTTCCTGATACGGTCCCCAGCCTTCCCATGTCGGCCGAGTTGCGCCGGAATTTGTTTCTTGTAATCAAAGAGGCTTTGCATAATGTGATCAAGCATTCAGGGGCATCGAAGGTGATGATTGAATTACAGATTGAAAAAAAATGCCTGAGTATAAACCTGAAAGACAACGGGCGGGGCTTTGACGGAAAATTACTTCCCGGAACCGGGAATGGCCTGCACAATATGCGCCGCAGGATGGAAGATTGCGGAGGTACCTTCAGGATCATTTCAGCTAATGGACAGGGCACTGAAATCATTACATCAGTTGATCTCTGA
- a CDS encoding response regulator transcription factor, whose product MPGTINIIIVEDDEAVREGLRMLINGSEGYHCQAACASAEEALQAIPECMPDVVLMDINLPGMNGIECVICIKNAWPAIQVMMLTVFDNTDEIFKSLAAGATGYMLKKTPPAKLLEAITELVNGGSPMSGEIARKVVQTFARPARHQLPESILTAREEEILSYLSKGFLYKEIAAELFISIETVRTHIRKIYQKLQVRTRTEALIRCMKT is encoded by the coding sequence ATGCCGGGAACCATCAATATCATCATCGTGGAAGACGATGAAGCCGTACGCGAGGGGCTGCGAATGCTCATCAACGGGTCTGAAGGTTACCATTGTCAGGCTGCCTGCGCTTCGGCCGAAGAAGCCCTTCAGGCAATTCCCGAATGCATGCCCGATGTGGTGCTGATGGATATCAACCTGCCGGGCATGAACGGCATCGAATGCGTAATCTGCATTAAAAATGCCTGGCCTGCCATACAGGTCATGATGCTGACCGTTTTCGACAATACCGATGAAATATTTAAATCGCTGGCTGCCGGAGCAACCGGCTATATGCTCAAAAAAACGCCCCCTGCAAAACTGCTTGAAGCCATCACAGAGTTGGTAAACGGAGGCTCGCCCATGAGCGGTGAAATTGCCCGCAAGGTTGTGCAAACCTTTGCCCGGCCGGCCAGACATCAACTGCCGGAATCCATCCTCACAGCCAGGGAAGAGGAAATTCTGTCCTATCTTTCCAAAGGCTTTCTGTACAAGGAAATCGCTGCGGAACTTTTTATAAGCATCGAAACCGTACGCACACACATCCGAAAAATCTACCAGAAACTGCAGGTCAGGACCCGGACCGAAGCATTGATAAGATGCATGAAGACTTAA
- a CDS encoding T9SS type A sorting domain-containing protein produces MKKTLHILFGILILSALRTEAQITITHNDLPTIGTQIIRAVDNVTQVDPGNPGLNQVWDFTNLIPLTHDTTLYLPVQGLPNYQAYPDANAAISHRNGNMMPYYDYEYIQYDDDGIRYVGDEDFLTIFGTFTMSVHISCNPAPLSLPLPFTYGQTLNQSTTYDWLLASHSDGALLDSIRQISHMDITLHGDASGIMSTPFGTFQALRVKEDIISLDSIYNWENGWVFDRVETNTYTVYRWYANDYYEVGELNLNPGKANGFSFFRSETIVNTNHAEKTMDRIFPNPATDMLSVESAVDYVSFEIIDPEGRIIDRGPFVPAISTADLTPGFYLLRLKSDHGSSCIKFIKQ; encoded by the coding sequence ATGAAAAAAACACTACACATTCTTTTTGGAATTCTTATTCTTTCAGCATTGCGCACAGAAGCGCAGATTACCATCACCCATAACGATCTCCCGACAATCGGAACACAGATTATCAGGGCTGTTGATAATGTAACACAGGTTGACCCGGGAAATCCGGGCTTGAACCAGGTCTGGGATTTCACCAACCTTATTCCCCTGACCCACGACACCACCCTGTATCTTCCCGTACAGGGACTACCCAACTACCAGGCATACCCTGACGCAAATGCAGCGATCAGCCACCGCAACGGCAATATGATGCCTTATTATGATTATGAATATATTCAATACGATGATGATGGCATCAGATATGTCGGAGATGAAGACTTCCTGACCATTTTCGGAACATTTACCATGTCTGTACATATATCGTGCAACCCGGCGCCCCTGAGCCTGCCTCTGCCTTTTACCTATGGGCAGACCCTTAACCAGTCGACAACCTATGATTGGTTGCTGGCTTCACACAGTGACGGGGCATTGCTCGATTCCATCAGACAGATCAGCCATATGGATATTACATTGCACGGAGATGCCTCAGGGATTATGTCAACACCTTTTGGCACTTTTCAGGCGCTCAGGGTAAAAGAGGACATTATTTCACTCGATTCCATCTATAACTGGGAAAACGGCTGGGTTTTCGATCGGGTTGAAACCAATACGTACACGGTTTACCGCTGGTATGCCAATGATTATTACGAAGTAGGGGAACTCAATCTGAACCCCGGAAAGGCAAATGGCTTCAGTTTCTTCAGATCGGAAACCATCGTTAACACCAACCATGCTGAAAAAACAATGGACAGGATTTTCCCGAATCCTGCAACAGATATGCTCTCGGTTGAATCGGCAGTTGATTATGTCTCTTTCGAAATCATTGACCCGGAAGGCCGTATAATAGACCGTGGCCCATTTGTACCGGCAATCAGTACAGCGGATTTAACTCCCGGCTTTTACCTCCTCAGGCTGAAATCAGACCATGGAAGCAGTTGCATCAAATTCATCAAACAATAA
- a CDS encoding YybH family protein, with translation MRNLIFRLIVFTLIPVIACTSAPETAEIPESTDGLCQLWIDAWNARDAVAIEACFANDALLITDTVYSGIDAIRSGFIERATPYFQNLTCSKLYESISGSMAYHAGKYDHEWIVNDSTVEKASGYYTMVWKKSDDNTWKLAVFQTN, from the coding sequence ATGAGAAATCTCATCTTCAGACTGATTGTATTTACACTGATACCAGTAATTGCCTGCACCTCAGCACCGGAAACGGCAGAAATCCCTGAAAGTACTGATGGTCTCTGCCAGCTATGGATTGATGCCTGGAATGCAAGGGATGCGGTGGCCATTGAAGCATGCTTTGCCAATGATGCTTTGTTGATCACGGACACTGTATATTCCGGAATTGATGCAATCAGGTCCGGATTTATTGAAAGAGCGACCCCTTACTTTCAGAATCTGACCTGCAGCAAACTGTATGAATCAATCAGCGGGTCTATGGCATACCATGCAGGTAAATACGATCATGAATGGATCGTAAACGACTCAACCGTTGAAAAAGCAAGCGGCTACTACACCATGGTATGGAAAAAATCAGATGATAATACGTGGAAACTTGCTGTTTTTCAGACCAACTGA
- a CDS encoding pyridoxal phosphate-dependent aminotransferase gives MKQNHLPVNLNLNVRGLETSATLRINEISNRLISEGKRVYKFGLGQSPFPVPESVVEALRQNAHQKDYLPVKGLYELRKAVAGFNYRHQGIATDPEDILIGPGSKELIFLLQLVYYGDLLIPTPSWVSYSPQARIIGRHVHWIPASPGNNWRMSPELLDMVCRDDPDRPRVVILNYPSNPTGNTYPVERLKLLAQVARKYKVILISDEIYGMIHHNGQHVSIARYYPEGTIISSGLSKWCGAGGWRLGTFSFPPNLRWLLDAMSSAASETFTSTSAPIQFAAVTAFNGNPEIDEYLRQSRRILKALAKYMTESFEATNIKVPQADGGFYLFPDFSHYREKMKLRGIFTSNEMCNAILKDTGVAMLPGSEFGLAPGELVSRMAYVDFNGAEALNAAAVEWGEKKLNGTFVHACCPHIAEGTDQLIRWLQSL, from the coding sequence ATGAAGCAAAACCACCTGCCTGTCAATCTGAATCTTAACGTCAGGGGGCTTGAAACCTCTGCCACCCTCAGGATCAATGAAATAAGCAACCGTCTGATCAGCGAAGGAAAGCGGGTTTACAAATTCGGGTTAGGGCAATCCCCTTTCCCGGTTCCGGAATCCGTGGTTGAAGCCCTGCGGCAGAATGCCCATCAAAAAGATTACCTTCCGGTGAAGGGCTTGTATGAACTTCGCAAAGCGGTGGCGGGATTTAACTACCGGCATCAGGGAATTGCTACGGATCCGGAAGATATATTGATAGGCCCGGGATCAAAAGAACTGATTTTCCTGCTTCAGCTGGTTTATTACGGTGATCTGCTTATTCCGACCCCCAGCTGGGTTTCTTATTCTCCACAGGCCCGCATCATTGGCCGGCATGTACATTGGATTCCTGCATCGCCCGGCAACAACTGGCGGATGAGCCCGGAATTGCTCGACATGGTTTGCCGCGACGATCCGGACCGGCCACGGGTTGTCATCCTCAATTACCCTTCAAACCCGACCGGAAATACATACCCTGTTGAAAGGCTGAAACTCCTTGCCCAGGTAGCCAGAAAATACAAGGTGATCCTGATCTCGGATGAAATCTACGGAATGATCCATCACAACGGACAGCATGTTTCCATAGCTCGTTATTACCCCGAAGGAACCATTATCAGCAGCGGGCTCAGCAAGTGGTGCGGGGCCGGAGGCTGGCGGCTGGGAACCTTTTCATTTCCGCCAAACCTGCGCTGGTTGCTCGACGCAATGTCGTCAGCGGCAAGCGAAACTTTTACCTCTACCAGTGCACCCATTCAATTTGCTGCTGTAACAGCATTTAATGGTAACCCCGAAATTGATGAGTACCTCAGGCAAAGCCGCAGAATTCTGAAAGCACTGGCAAAATACATGACAGAATCCTTTGAAGCCACAAACATAAAAGTTCCGCAAGCCGACGGCGGTTTTTACCTTTTCCCCGATTTCAGCCATTACCGCGAAAAAATGAAACTGAGGGGAATTTTTACCAGCAATGAAATGTGCAATGCGATCCTGAAGGATACAGGGGTCGCTATGCTCCCCGGCAGCGAATTCGGGCTGGCACCGGGCGAACTTGTCAGCAGAATGGCTTATGTGGATTTTAACGGCGCTGAAGCACTGAACGCGGCAGCCGTCGAATGGGGCGAAAAAAAACTGAACGGAACTTTCGTGCATGCGTGTTGCCCGCATATTGCCGAAGGAACTGATCAGTTGATCCGCTGGCTTCAGTCGCTGTAA